In Neofelis nebulosa isolate mNeoNeb1 chromosome 13, mNeoNeb1.pri, whole genome shotgun sequence, the genomic stretch GTGTCCCTTTCAGCCTGCTGCGCTGGGGTTGGGACCCTTCCTGTGTCACCACCCAGCCCCAGTTCCCCAGTCCCTAGCCAGCTCAGGAGGACACATGAGCATTCCAGGGAGACTGGAGACAGGACACTCAGAGGGGGAGACTTCGGCTTCTCCTTTACCCAGACCACCTAGCCCCCAGCCCCGGGATGGCTTTCCCAGGCGATCTGGTTACAGGGCAGCATGCGCAGTATGGTAGCATGTGCTACACCCAGCATCTACCACAGGGATTGGGTGTAGTTGCTGAAAGCCAGGCCCCAGCAGTGACTTTCTGGAGTCAGTTCGGGTATACATTTGAAGGCTGCTCCAGGGACCCTTCCAGGGCCCTGAGTCACTGAGCACCCTGAAGTCAGGCTTTCTCCTTACTCGAGTTTAAGGATTCGACTTTGATCCTAGGGGGCCGGGTGGTCTGCTTTTCCCCTGACTTGGCTAAATAGGCTGCTGTTTGCAGGCCATGCCATCTCTCAACTGAACACAGCTTCTGGAAAAATTAAGTCCCTTACAAGGTGTCCTGCAGCTTCCCCAGGTCTCTTGCCCCAAAATGCAGAACTTCAGAACCACTGGGAGGCCTCTAGGAGCTCTGTAAacagggaaacttttttttttttttttttaatctctggacTAAATATTCTCAGACATACATTTAATCCCTGATGAAAGGATCCACAAATTCAAATAATTTGGGGTATTAAGTAGGGCTTGGATAAAatctgcagaaaagaaaaaaaaaaaaaacccacaaagatcCCAGCCCCCCAGGGCTTGCAATTCTAGACTTAGAGGGTGAGTGGTGGGTTCTGCAGGAGCCCTTTGCTTATTTAAACTAATGAGTGTCAATTATGGCATTTTGCAAATTGGTGAATTGGCAAACAAAGAGGTAATACAACCCAGGAGGCTGGAGCATCCCTGCACAATGAAAGCCACTTTTGACTCCAGTCCTGATAATCTCCCTGCCTTCAGGGGAGTGCCTGGGAGAAGGTGGACCCTTGGCCTGCCCTCTGGGGACTCCCAGGTAGGAAGCCTGCCAGGATTCTTTTGTGGTTGCCTGGGTTTAAGGTGAATGTGAGGAGAGAAGAttgcaggtggggggagggcagcatTCCCAGGGGAACCGCTGCTTCTGGAGCCTtctgcttccccctcctccttccctgagggagaggagggggaggggggtgggggtgggggaggctttTCTAGTTGGCCCTGGAAGAGTTTATTTTGCAAAGAATAACTGGGAACCCCAGTACCTTGGACTGAAACAGTTCTCCTGggattaatatattttaagacaCCGAGCAGGGGGCTTCTTTTAATTCCCCTGCCCCCTAGGATCCAGCTCTCTGAAGGTCCATTTGCCCTCTGGCCCTATGGAGGCTCGGGCCTTCGCCCACCCAGAGCTCACTGTGCTGCCCAAGAGGTCTTAGCAAGGATGCACCCGTGACCCATCCCATAGCTCTGGATCCTGACATCATTCCACCACCTTAACCCTTGGCCGCAGACACCTCCACACATATATCCCCAAGGTCTGGCAGGATCATAACAAACTGTGTTGCTTCCATCACCTCTTCTAGGGAAACCGGTCAGCCTGAGCTACAGATGTCCTTGCCGATTCTTCGAGAGCCACGTTGCCAGAGCCAACGTCAAGCATCTCAAAATCCTCAACACTCCGAACTGTGCCCTTCAGATCGTGTAAGTCTCAACATCATCTTCCAGGAGTGTTGCCTCTAATGGGCATAGTAGCACCTAGCTCAAAACTTGTAAATGCTGGAGAGCTGACACGTGCTGAGCCACCAGCCTTGAACTTGGCATAATTAGAGGCAGCTGTGATCACCACCAGGCCTGTGAGTAAGCTACCAGGCAGGAGTTTCAAAAGCCACTCTTACCCTTGGCACCCGGCTGTGCCCCTAAaggttcttgtttcttttttccaagtttcCTCCTTTAGTACAGGAAATGGCAGTACAGTTGGGTGCCTCCAGACTAGAGAAACACGGGCTTCACCAGAGTTTCCTCTGAAGTCCAGTAAATTAGCCAGCCCTTTGCTAGGAACAGCTGTCTGTCCTGGCAGTTTCCAGGCTTTGGTGATCTAAATCCATCCTTTATCACACAGCAAAATCTCATGAGACCCAAATTCAGGCCAAGCCTCTAACCATTGGGTGAAACTCAACATTCTCAGCTCACTTAACGGCGCTTTCTCCAGCACAACCCACGAGTTTTTGCTTTGCTGGCATTGAGGGCAGCTGTTGAtatttgatttcattcatgtgcGGAATGAGGCAGACTGAAGTTACACCTATACAACACACAAAAATCGCTCGCCTGGGCTGCAGGAGGCGGGGCGAGGTTCGGGAAGAGAGACGCTGGCGCCATTCATTGCTTGGCCCTCGGGCGCTCAGACGCACCCATGCTTGCACACAGCGCCTTGTGGTCATGTGGCCAGACGCCGAGGTGCTGAGGCTCAGGGTCTCTCGTGGGGAGCTCACCTCCCGGAAAGCCCCAGTGCTGAGAACGGGGAGGGGGCACAGCAGTTGGAATGAAAGCTGCAACTGCCACAAGGTTTTTCCACCCGATACCAactgtttttaagtttgattttgtctctttttgctAGCCTTTGCTGCCTCGGACGTGTTTGTCATTTCCAGGATGTTTTAGACCCACTAGAAGATggatgtttttttcatttactttcttaaaatcaATACTGCCTCCCCTTTGAGAAGTGTTGTATCAGACATTGAATTTAGCGCCATAGACCTGCTTTGCGGTTCAGATTACACAGGTCCACCTGCTAGGAATGCACCTTGAAGTTGAAGAAGCCAGACATGATTCGCTGGTCTGGGCAAACACAGGATTAATTCATAAGCAGTGGCAGCCAAATTTAAACTCCTTGCTCTGAACCGCACTCTTCCTCCGCGTATGTCAGTCACTTAACAGGCAGGCTGCGTGACTCCCGGCGGTGTCCCCAAGCCACTGTGCTGGCCTTAGTTGTCCACACAGAGCCGTGTGTGGCTGGGCAGGGAGTCCTCAGGCTGCTTGAGATGGCCTGGTACCCAGGGCTTTAGGGAGGGGGACCTGGAGAGGGAAGTGCGAGTGGGGCAGAGACCTGGGAGGAAGATGCCCtttgaatttgtaaaaaaaacaaatgtgaccGTGGAACATTGAGGGAACTTGTAAACCCTCTCTGGAAACCATTTTCTGGCAAACTACCTGCACCgtccctccctcactgccctgTCACCTCTCTTCCCCAGACTACCGCAGTACCTCTTTGCAGGCCTCCTACCTCCAGGCTTACTCTTAAGTCTGTCCACCATGTACTTTCAAGATGATCCATCCAAATAAGAATCTGCCTTTATCGCTTTCCAATGTAAGCCCCCACGATCTTACAGAGAAAGTCCCACTCTTTTGCCCTTTACACCTGGCCACCCGctccttcctccacatcctctaaGCAGGTGCCCCTTTGGTGCCTTTGCtcttgcttttctctcccccttgaTTTCACTTGCccagctccctctcctccttcaaaGGCCAACTCAGATGTTCCCTGTGGTGCATTCTCCCTGGACTCCCCTGGAAAGCCTCTTCTCGCCTTCCCCTAACTCTGCGGCAGGACTTGCCACAATGGTAGGAACGTGTCCCCGGCACACCCTGAGTTGCTCCCAAACCCGAGCCCGCCGAGTGGGACACGTGGCACCGGGGAGGGCCCTGACGCGGGTGTCAGAGGAGCGGGTGCCCAGATCCCAGCGGCGCCTTCTCCGTTCAGCCACACACTGTCGCCTCTTCTGTTTTGGCAGGGCGAGGCTGAAGAACAACAATAGACAAGTGTGCATTGACCCGAAATTGAAGTGGATTCAGGAATACCTGGAGAAAGCTTTAAACAAGTAAGCACAACAGCCAAAAAGGACTTTCCGGTAGACCCACTTGAGGAAAGCTAAGACCCGTGTGGCAGATGGAAGGGCAAGGTTGGGGGAGGAAGGCCTGCATGGGGGGGACCAGGCGTGCCTTGGGGGTAGCGCACTGACCTGGGAACAGGCTTGAGGTCGGCCCGGCACGTAGACACCCGCATTTATAGCCTATGGTACGATACCGCAGCTTATGTCCACCCGAGCCCCATACCCTTGCGCACTGGCTGTTCTATAACTGGGGTTTTTCTAAGAAATTCTATTGTACCAGCAGCATTTCCCACTGTCGGTTCTCTCGTAATCCTCATAATCACATCAttcccattatcttttttttaatcaacgaTGACTTCACGATCCGTATTTGGTTTGTTGTGGAgcttctcttcctttgcccctggGGCATCTGGGCACAGTCAGGTGACAGGCCAAGCATGGAGCTCAGAAAAGCGTCCTTCCTCCAGACTCAGAGGAAGACTGTGGGCGGCTCCCGCAGTGGGTGCCCGTCTTAGAGACAGCCCAAGGTGACCCTCTGATACCGACCGGTGCTAGGCCACGgccaccacctccaccctctCCTTCCAGCTCAGTGATCGGATCTGTAGGCTCCATGTAGAGGCTACTGTCGCTGGGGACTGTGCTCAGAAACCCCGTCCCGGTCATTCCcaggcctctccctgcctccagcagcCTGCTTTTATCTTGCTCTGCTTCCCATTTCTGTACATGCTCAGTGGGAGGCGAGGGATTGCTGGGGCCCCCGCCCTGCAGCCCTCTCCTCTCTtcaccctcccctcctgctcaGGCCCTCTGTGAGAATCTTCTTTGGCCTCTGCCTCCAGAGCGGGGCTGGCCCTCtccgggggtgggtgggagatcCTGTCTCCGCCTTCCCTGAAAGGCAGGTCTTGGCAGAGTCCGATGCAATTTTCAATCTGAACTTGTTTCGAGGAATTTGGTTCTGTGATTGCCTCCGAAGCTTATATATGCCACGGAGGCTCTGTACACCCTGAGGTGTCTGAAATCCGaagtggaaaaacaaatgaataaatgagcctCTTGCCACTAACCCCTCCTCCTGAAACCACAGCATGGTTTCAGGCTCCAATCAGAAATGTTGGCAAGGTGACATTTCCATGGTAAATGTGATCCACAGATGGGCCTAGTGGTATTTGTAACTTTCTGCAAggcattttttatatattttttgtgcacattttttttatgtttctttagaaaacaattgtatttcagaatatatttataGTCGAACaattcatatatttgaaagtgGAGCCATATGAACGTCAGTAGGTTACCTTTCTCTATTATCTTAAACTACTGGCAATttgtaaagaaatatatatgatcTATAAATGTGATTGcagctttttaatgtttagcCACAGTGTATTTTTTCACTTGTACTAAAATTGTATCCAATGTGACATTATATGCACTAGCAATAAAAATGCTAATTGTTTCATGGCATCAGCCTCCTACTGGATGTGGGAATTTCTTTACCTGAAATAAAATCCATTAGTGGTTAGACACGGGGCTCTGATACCTTTCTGGAGTTTATGAAGATAAGGTGGCCTGCTGGTCAGGTGCCTTGAATCCCTCTTGCCGAGTTCACATGTGAGCACGGGCCTGGCTCAGGAGCAAATGAGAGCTGCAACTTAAGTTTttgagacttttgttttttttctttctttctttcttttttttttaaacccaatgGAAACAACAGTGCTAGTTTTCTGAAGAATAATATTTGACTCACTaattcctcttccccttcctcctcttcctcggTTCTCCTAACACCCCCACGTAATCTCCAGAGACTCAACTCTCATAATATCCAGCTTTCACATTCTCCCATGTAAAAATCCCATAATTCCAGGCCATGGTTAATAGAAAGCCTGCCCAGGAGCAGGTGGCCTTACCCCATAAATCATTAAATACCATTCAGCTTGAATCATTTTAATGTGACAGTCATGAGCCAGTTGTTCTAATCAAATTCTGCTAACCagctctctcccttgctctccagAACAATCCCAGTCATTCCCTGGGGGGAGTCCCCCAAGCATCCAGAAAGGAGGAAGTGGCATCAggctgccttctttctcctctcctggatGGCCATCTGAATGTTGGGTCTCTAACCTCCAAAGCATGATTCAGTTTGAAGCGCAGGTTTTTTTTAGCTCGAGCAGAGAgttcagctctgcactgagaaggaaggaaggctgagTAGATGGGATTGAGGTGAGTTAGAAGGCCAAGTCCAACCTGGCCCTGGACTTCACACCCTTCACAGCCTATCAGATGTGAGTGCCTTTCCGGGTTGGAAACCTCAGGCCATAGCTGGAACCAGGGCCAGGTTGGCAGGTTGGCCATGGCGATACCAGGTCACAGATGTTCTGGAAGGCTGGCCAATATTTCTCTTGGAGTCAGGGGGAAAATGTCTGCTTTATTTTAAGGAAGTGCTGGTGGGCCGTGCTTTGCCCGGGGGCCTCCAGGCCTAAGACAGAAGACAGGGTTGAGACTGATCCCCAGGCCAGCGTGAAATAGTGTGCAGACTGAGACAGACCCCGGTCCCTTTCAACGTCATTAATGGTTCTACTGATTTTATCTAAGGGGGCgcagagaagaaaaaatggggaaaagagaaaagataggaaaaaagaagcgacagaagaagagaaaggctgcccagaaaaggaaaaactagttCTCTGCCACTTCGAGATGGACCGCAGTGCGCGCTGCTCTTGTCTCTCCGGCGCTTTGTAAATTTGCTCTAACCTTCCTCCAGGGCACACGCCTTGCCTTCCGTGCAGGTGCTCAGACCTTCCTCGGAGGAGCGGCGCTCCTCTGGCCACACTGGCTCCCGTGTTTAGGCGCTTTTTAAGGCCCTTCCTGGTCTGCTAAGTTATGAAGAAAGTAGTTGTGCCGAGACTGGGGTTGTGGTCTGGGATGAGGACACTATGCTCAGGACTGTCTCGAGCGGCCCGGGGTCTCCGGCCTTGCCCTGGGCCGCTGAACCCCCACCCGGCCCTCCACTCCCTCTCCCAGAAGGGCCGGCTCACCGGCACACCGGCTCACACACTCACAGCGTGCCTTCCTGCTGAGGCCAGAGTGCAGGCCCGGCCCGCACAGGGCCATCTACTAGCACAGCAATGGCGCCTCGGCCAGCGAGGGCCTTCTGCCCTCCCCTTGACCACGGTGGGTGCTGCCCGGCACAGCCTTCGTGGGGCCCAGCTAGCTATGGCCGTGCCTTTTACAGGTGGTAACTGACTCTTTCCCAAGGGGCCCTCCACCCCTCTGCCACCTGGGGTGGGACTTCTCCAGCACCCCCGTCCTAGGCCTGGGGCTGTGAGAGCGGCTTTACCCCCGAGCAGGGCTGGTTTCCGGACACTGAGGGGGTAGCAGCTCCGCATTCCCGGGGAGCAGCTGTGGAAAATACTTCTCAGGGAGCCTCTTGTCTGGGCAGTTCACTTTATAGATTCTTTAAACGGGTCCCCGATGTGGAGGAACTGTGTGAAGGGCCTGTCCCCACCCACCTGCTGGGACAGTCTCAGTGACCTTGTGCGATTAGGTTCCGGGACACAGCTGCCTCAGTCCTCACTCATGGGAAATATGTGCTTAAAGTGAACATGGTGCTCTAGAAAGCTCTAGAACCTTCCTCATACCACCCACAGATTTATGTCTAAGATTTTTTGCCAAGTCTCTCTAATCTGGACCGGAAGGAGGGGGATCACATGGGAGAGCAAAGCCCAGATTTCAGTAGTACTTCGAAAAAGGACACCTCGAATGTCTGGACTGTGCTCCCCATCCTCCTGTCCCATGTAAACACTCCCCCTGCACCCCAGGCCCCTGGTCATGATTCAGTCTGTGGATCCAGAAAGATCAAGTGGTTGGAGCACTGGACAGATGGAATCAGGAGAAGAAAACCCAAGGCGCCCATCTGTTAGACTCACCTGGAACACTGTGTCCCCTCACGCTTTAGCGTCCTCTGGGATGGCAGCACAGAACCTTGTGGCCATTCCTTTTCCCCATCAGGGAAGTGTCCTGCTAGGGTGCTGCAGCCCAAGTCCTTTTATTCCCCATCCCTCTCCCTTTTATGTGGCTGACTCTCCAGCCTGCACCCCTCTTGCCAGCCCTGGGGATGGCAGGCCTGCTCCGGGGTGTCCGGGATGCCCTCCCgctccccacctgccctgcctcctAAGGCGTCAGGATGTTTGCTGGTCTGCCCAGGGCagcaggcctgggctggggcacCTGCGCTGGGGTAGTCCTACCTTTCCTAAACCGCTCAGGAGCCGGTCAGGCCCGCGCCCCATGCTCTCTGTTCCTCGTACAGCGGGAACGGCACGTCTCTGTGCCTCGAGAGGGGCAGTGGGTCCCTTCTGAAGACCACAGGGGGCTGTTTGCCATCTAGCAATGGTGGGTCAAGCTATTGCTGCCCTGAGGCGACAGACTGCTCCTTGCAGTGCTCAGCGAGACAGCGCCTTCCACTCCTGCTGGGGGAGCTGGCACTGTGGGGACTAAGACGGTTGGCCCCACATTCCGAAAAGCAAACACGCTCCATTGCTGTCCTCCTGTGACCTCACTGGCCCTGGGCCCTCGCTGTATCTGACAAGCTGATGTAGCGCCAGCCCCGctgaagatggggggggggggggtgttgtggAAGAGTAGAGCCGGACTCCGTTCTGTTTTGGGTTGAAGCAAGTGAACGGTGCCAGCACCGTCCCGGGGCCaatcggggtggggtgggggtgaggaggtaGATGGAGGTGGTCGGTGGTACCCCGGACGGCCAGGCAGCCTGCTCCGGGCCTGGTGCAGGGCCGGGCCACACTGAGGTAAGGGGTTGTCAGCCCTCCATCCGCGCTGGGGCTAAGGCAGTGTGCCCTGCCCTGTCGCGTGACCACCGTGCCTCGCCGTCCGTCTGCGTGCCCTTGTTCGTCTGCCGTACCCCGTGCTGGCTGCGCCCGACTTTCCTCTCCGCTTCCCATCTTCCATCCATCCCTCCGCTTCAGCCCTGGCTGCCTCTCTCGccaccctcccccttcccagggcCTCGGAAAGGAGGCACACGGCCGCGATTTGGAAGTCAGGAGTGGGGGCCCTGCTGCAGCAGGGCTCGGCGTCTTAGGCTTGCTGCCTGGCCTCCGCCTTAACggtgtctccctctgttcttGTTAACAGGAGGTTCAAGATGTGAGAGGCGCAGGTTGGGTCAGACGCCTGAGGAAACCTTACAGTAGGAGCCCAGGTCTGAAACCAGTGTTAGGAAGAGCCCGCAGCGGCTCCGCTGCACCCAGGCAGGGCCCGGTACATTTCCGAGGGCTTTGTTTTGCACAGTTTGCCTTTACTATCACCATTTGATTATGTAGCAAAATATATGGTGTTTATTCTTCATTTAGTTTGATTATCCAGTGTCGCTGGTGACAGATAGGAACTTAGACTGAGGCCGTTATTTTACTTGCTTTGTTATAATATCTTTCCCGTGGAGCCCCTCACCCACCTGGAGGTTCCTGAGTTTTGTATCTCTCTGAGCTGTGCAGGCTGAGACCCCAGATCATCCTGTTGTGGGACGGAGAGCCCCTGGGACGTATCAGAACCAAGGCAGACCCTAGTGAAGGCTGCCCCGTGCATGGGTGGGGGGGGCTGCAGAGTCAAGTTTAGAGAGTCAGACGGGAGCTTCACCCTTCCTCGGAGTGAGAGCTGGGGCCTTCCCCACTGGTGAGCATCGCAGGGCTTCCCCAAGCTGAGGCAGGCAGGGGGATGAggccagggcagggagagacgcACCCCTCATCCTGAGCTCTTCCCTACATCCCATCATGCTGTTGTCATTCTCTGTCTCATCCATCATCATGTATCTCCAAGACTGTCTCCATCGCCCTGGAAAAAGACTGTCTCAAGACCAAAGCTTTCATTTAAACTGGGCACCAAGAAGCAAATCAAAATGTGTCTCGTGTCACCCGGTGCTGCAAACACTGTGCACATCTGTGTCTCGTTTGGAATATTGTCCGTTGTCCAATCCTGTGTTCTTGTTCAAAGCCAACGTCCTCGGGGCACGCACTGTCCACCCCTTGGATGCAAAGGCTCAGGGTAAGGAGAGGTCTTTTGACCAGGTTTCTGATTAGGGGTGTGATCCTCTTGGGTGGACAACCTGGGTTTTCCCACTGATCACAAACCCAAGATGGATCCACAGAGCCCAAGGGAATTCGGTGTGCAGCAGAGTTGACCCATGAGGAGGCCAGGCCTTTATGCTCCTACAGTTGGTATCTCAGAGCCACGGGGAGTTTTTGCTCCATTGCCTCAAGCACGTGATTGTTTTGGCAAGAACGTGAAAAGAATCCTCAaccctttttttttggtttttgaaaagCTGATCCGTGAAATAATGAGTCCTGGACATGAAGATTCCTTCCCAACTAAAATCTAACCTCCCCTTTTTCCCCACTTGGCAATCCCAGCATCCACCACCTTGTACAGTGGCGTCTGGACTTCTCCACTGCTGTTACCTTGTGCTTCCAGAACATCCATCTTGGCTTTCACTCTTAGAAAAGGGGATATTTGGGAAAGTAGGTTAAAACCCTGACGTGTAGGGTGTTTTCCTTTACCGAGACCAGTTTGTAGGTTGCATTAAACAGTTTAAGTGCAGCAGGTAGGCACTTGAAGGGTTTTTTGCTTATTGTGTCGTTTCACATTTCATCTTACTAATACTTTGCTTTTGGTTCAGTGTCccagcaaacattttaaattaacaaaatggaagaaaagcaggGCAAAACAAGGAAATGTATCAGTTGAGAGGACCCTGTAAACAACATGCAGAAAGTATATTCTAACAAAATAATCTGGAATTGTAGGTGTTTTTAGATTTAATAATCTTTGTGTTATCGGTAACATGTTAATATTTGCGTAAATATTCCTTTATATCAGATCTTCGTGGTAGAAAGCCAATCCCTCCGCCAAACGAAAATTGGTATCTTCAAATAGCAatattatattgaataaataGAGCACAGGGACCTTTATTAGTTAGAAGTACAGAACTGGTTTCAAAACTGTCTTTAGAAATTAACCTGACACTACAGGGCTCCTGAATTACATGTGAAATGATTGATTTTCAGTGGGATAGGCTTTTTCTAAGTCATCCAAGATATTTAAAACTCTCATGGAAAATGTGGAGCCATCTTCTCCTGGAATCCCTGAACCAGAGCCATTAAATCTCTTACTCCAAGAAAATAAACGTGGCCCTGAATCTTGACTACAGTTAAAGGGCCCT encodes the following:
- the CXCL12 gene encoding stromal cell-derived factor 1 isoform X1, producing the protein MDAKVVAVLALVLAALCLSDGKPVSLSYRCPCRFFESHVARANVKHLKILNTPNCALQIVARLKNNNRQVCIDPKLKWIQEYLEKALNKGRREEKMGKREKIGKKKRQKKRKAAQKRKN
- the CXCL12 gene encoding stromal cell-derived factor 1 isoform X2, translating into MDAKVVAVLALVLAALCLSDGKPVSLSYRCPCRFFESHVARANVKHLKILNTPNCALQIVARLKNNNRQVCIDPKLKWIQEYLEKALNKRFKM